The Pyrococcus horikoshii OT3 genome includes a window with the following:
- the rpsB gene encoding 30S ribosomal protein S2, with the protein MADEYLVPLDQYLAAGVHIGTQQKTKDMKKFIYRVRQDGLYVLDVRKTDERLKVAGKFLARFEPQSILAVSVRLYGQKPVKKFGEVTGARAIPGRFLPGTMTNPAVKNFFEPEVIIITDPRADHQAMKEAIEIGIPIVALVDTENLLSYVDLAIPTNNKGRKALALIYWILAREILYNRGEISSREEFKIPVEEFEMKIVRR; encoded by the coding sequence ATGGCTGATGAGTATTTGGTACCCCTTGATCAATACCTGGCGGCCGGAGTGCATATAGGGACTCAGCAGAAAACCAAGGATATGAAGAAGTTCATTTACAGGGTAAGGCAGGATGGCCTCTACGTCCTGGATGTTAGGAAGACTGATGAAAGGTTGAAAGTTGCAGGGAAATTCTTAGCCAGATTCGAGCCTCAGAGCATATTGGCCGTAAGCGTTAGGCTTTATGGTCAGAAGCCAGTTAAGAAGTTTGGGGAAGTTACGGGAGCAAGGGCGATACCAGGTAGATTCCTTCCGGGGACAATGACAAATCCAGCCGTTAAAAACTTCTTTGAGCCGGAGGTTATAATAATAACCGACCCAAGGGCCGACCACCAGGCAATGAAAGAAGCAATAGAGATTGGGATTCCAATAGTTGCTCTAGTTGATACCGAGAACCTCTTAAGCTACGTTGACCTTGCAATACCGACTAACAATAAGGGTAGAAAGGCGTTAGCCCTTATATATTGGATTTTGGCAAGGGAGATACTTTATAACAGGGGAGAAATATCTAGCAGGGAAGAGTTCAAGATTCCAGTTGAAGAATTTGAAATGAAAATCGTTAGGAGGTAG
- a CDS encoding DNA-directed RNA polymerase subunit K, with the protein MFKYTRFEKARIIGARALQIAMGAPVLIDVPEGITPLEAAIMEFEKGVIPITVIRPS; encoded by the coding sequence GTGTTTAAGTACACGAGGTTTGAGAAGGCTAGAATTATAGGTGCAAGGGCCCTTCAAATTGCCATGGGCGCTCCAGTGCTTATAGATGTTCCCGAAGGAATAACCCCTCTTGAAGCAGCTATAATGGAATTTGAAAAGGGAGTAATTCCAATAACAGTAATAAGGCCGAGCTGA
- a CDS encoding 30S ribosomal protein S9, translating into MRIIQTTGKRKTAIARAVIREGRGRVRINGKPVEIIEPEIARFTILEPLILAGEEIWNSVDIDVKVQGGGFMGQAEAARIAIARALVEWTGDMNLKEKFIKYDRTMLVGDPRRTEPHKPNRSTKGPRAKRQKSYR; encoded by the coding sequence ATGAGGATCATTCAAACTACTGGAAAGAGAAAAACTGCAATCGCTAGGGCCGTCATTAGGGAAGGAAGGGGAAGGGTTAGAATCAATGGAAAGCCGGTGGAGATAATAGAGCCAGAGATAGCAAGATTTACGATCCTCGAACCTCTCATCTTGGCCGGGGAGGAAATTTGGAATAGCGTTGACATTGATGTGAAGGTTCAAGGAGGAGGCTTCATGGGTCAAGCGGAGGCCGCAAGGATAGCGATAGCAAGAGCGTTAGTAGAATGGACTGGAGACATGAACCTTAAGGAAAAGTTCATCAAGTATGATAGAACAATGTTGGTCGGAGATCCAAGAAGAACAGAGCCCCACAAGCCAAATAGGTCAACTAAGGGTCCAAGGGCTAAGAGACAAAAGAGTTATCGTTGA
- the rplM gene encoding 50S ribosomal protein L13 encodes MRIINADGLILGRLASRVAKMLLEGEEVVIVNAEKAVITGNREVIFSKYKQRTGLRTLTNPRRGPFYPKRSDEIVRRTIRGMLPWKTDRGRKAFRRLKVYVGIPKEFQDKQLETIVEAHVSRLSRPKYVTVGEVAKFLGGKF; translated from the coding sequence ATGAGGATTATTAATGCTGATGGACTCATACTTGGGAGGCTTGCTTCAAGAGTTGCAAAGATGCTTCTTGAAGGTGAGGAAGTCGTAATAGTAAATGCTGAAAAGGCAGTAATTACAGGGAATAGGGAGGTTATATTCAGCAAATATAAGCAAAGAACTGGACTTAGAACGCTAACTAATCCCAGGAGAGGTCCATTTTATCCCAAGAGAAGTGACGAAATAGTTAGAAGAACCATCAGAGGGATGCTTCCTTGGAAGACAGATCGCGGAAGGAAGGCCTTCAGGAGACTGAAGGTTTACGTTGGCATTCCTAAAGAGTTTCAAGATAAGCAACTTGAAACAATTGTAGAGGCTCACGTTTCAAGGTTATCGAGACCTAAGTATGTAACCGTTGGTGAGGTTGCTAAGTTCTTAGGAGGGAAGTTCTGA
- a CDS encoding DNA-directed RNA polymerase subunit N, giving the protein MIIPVRCFTCGKVIGDKYYEFKRRVEAGEDPEKVLDDLGLERYCCRRMLLSHVELIDDIMHYKVY; this is encoded by the coding sequence TTGATAATTCCAGTCAGATGTTTCACATGTGGGAAAGTCATTGGGGATAAGTATTATGAGTTTAAGAGAAGGGTAGAGGCCGGGGAAGATCCAGAAAAGGTGTTGGATGATCTTGGTTTAGAGAGGTATTGCTGCAGAAGAATGTTACTTAGTCACGTTGAGCTTATTGATGACATAATGCATTATAAGGTCTATTAA
- a CDS encoding DNA-directed RNA polymerase subunit D, with product MVKIKILKKTEDSITFILEGVSVAFANALRRTILGEVPTFAVDEVEFYENDSALFDEIIAHRLAMIPLKTPTDRFELDALELDDYTVTLSLEAEGPGIVYSGDLKSDDPDVKPVTPDIPIVKLAKGQRLVFNAYAKLGRGKDHAKWQPGFTYYKYFTRVHISKKINGWEKLAKLAKKRGLPTKENEEEVIVETIKPFYIPKEFEEYEGKEIWEEIVPDTYVFVVETNGELPVEEIVKIALRILMRKADRFINELQRLAG from the coding sequence ATGGTTAAGATTAAAATTCTAAAAAAGACTGAGGATTCAATAACCTTTATCCTGGAAGGTGTTAGTGTCGCTTTTGCAAATGCTCTCAGGAGAACGATATTGGGTGAAGTTCCGACGTTTGCCGTTGATGAAGTCGAATTCTATGAAAATGACTCCGCATTGTTTGATGAAATAATTGCGCACAGGCTTGCAATGATCCCATTAAAGACACCTACAGATAGGTTTGAGTTAGATGCATTGGAGCTTGATGATTACACTGTGACACTTTCACTGGAGGCTGAAGGCCCTGGGATTGTGTATTCAGGAGATCTAAAAAGTGATGACCCCGATGTGAAGCCAGTCACTCCTGATATTCCAATCGTAAAATTAGCCAAGGGTCAAAGGCTGGTTTTTAATGCATATGCAAAACTTGGAAGGGGAAAGGATCATGCAAAATGGCAGCCTGGCTTCACATATTATAAATACTTTACGAGGGTTCATATAAGCAAAAAGATTAATGGGTGGGAAAAATTAGCAAAGCTAGCTAAAAAGAGGGGTCTACCTACTAAGGAGAATGAAGAGGAGGTAATAGTCGAAACTATAAAGCCATTTTATATTCCCAAGGAGTTTGAGGAATATGAAGGGAAGGAAATTTGGGAAGAAATAGTGCCAGATACTTACGTATTTGTTGTTGAGACTAATGGAGAGTTGCCCGTTGAGGAAATAGTCAAGATAGCGCTTAGAATACTAATGAGGAAGGCCGATAGATTTATAAATGAGCTTCAAAGATTAGCTGGTTGA
- a CDS encoding 30S ribosomal protein S11, translated as MSEEQVNIKKKEKWGIAHIYSSYNNTIIHITDITGAETISRWSGGMVVKADRDEPSPYAAMLAARRAAEEALEKGIVGVHIRVRAPGGSKSKTPGPGAQAAIRALARAGLKIGRVEDVTPIPHDGTRPKGGRRGRRV; from the coding sequence ATGAGCGAGGAACAAGTTAACATAAAGAAAAAGGAGAAGTGGGGTATAGCCCATATATACTCAAGCTACAATAACACCATTATTCACATTACTGATATCACCGGTGCGGAAACGATAAGCAGATGGAGCGGTGGTATGGTAGTTAAAGCTGACAGGGATGAGCCTTCCCCCTATGCAGCAATGCTTGCTGCTAGGAGAGCAGCAGAAGAAGCATTGGAAAAGGGAATTGTCGGTGTTCACATTAGGGTGAGGGCCCCAGGAGGAAGCAAAAGCAAAACTCCTGGGCCAGGTGCACAGGCTGCAATTAGGGCCTTGGCTAGGGCAGGACTTAAAATAGGAAGGGTTGAGGACGTTACTCCAATTCCACACGATGGAACTAGGCCCAAGGGTGGAAGGAGAGGAAGGCGTGTTTGA
- a CDS encoding 50S ribosomal protein L18e, translating into MKRTGPTDPNLRRLIRFLKKKSNEEGVKIWKDLAWRLERPRRQRAEVNVSKINRYAKDGDMIVVPGSVLGAGKLEKKVIVAAWKFSETARKKITEAGGEAITIEELIERNPKGSGVIIME; encoded by the coding sequence ATGAAGAGGACTGGTCCAACTGATCCAAACCTTAGAAGGCTCATTCGTTTCCTTAAGAAAAAATCTAATGAAGAAGGCGTAAAGATCTGGAAAGACTTAGCTTGGAGGCTCGAAAGACCCAGAAGGCAGAGGGCAGAGGTGAACGTCAGTAAAATCAACAGATACGCTAAGGATGGAGATATGATAGTTGTCCCAGGAAGTGTTCTCGGAGCTGGCAAGTTAGAGAAGAAGGTCATCGTTGCAGCATGGAAATTCAGTGAAACTGCTAGGAAGAAGATAACCGAGGCTGGTGGAGAAGCAATAACGATTGAGGAACTCATTGAGAGGAATCCCAAAGGTAGTGGAGTGATTATAATGGAGTGA